Proteins from a genomic interval of Spea bombifrons isolate aSpeBom1 chromosome 4, aSpeBom1.2.pri, whole genome shotgun sequence:
- the PROSER2 gene encoding proline and serine-rich protein 2 isoform X1, whose protein sequence is MPSNLMKRTSSGVEHDFPTRRMSDFERSESFDSQRSRSRSRSSNLDDENLKYLTNEEKNALLFFEETIDAFEDDIEEPQLSSNTSLGYSPRSTDDSHSESEDIIDLVQLQHSHGEDASLDSGIGSGTDDRKPTHNYPVMSTSLPMTVPVSSVETSTGAYSPDLPGENRKFHGAIPTPVIIAQKISEKNADNGNISPLSPKESNPVDLKKSVGTSPISEGHFIFPASTNTNVSRFPTNINIKPVGKQYNKTIAKAAVNVQERKAQVLANLNGPLFAEEIDGKAHREQGCRRMASFRDAGNEQTRYEALTKLGLVKETPVQAEIQDTGVNVSPISNGNHSPKFFFPGSHRKLSGERDTISSVLMNEPSPFVASGKTVVFKGELPPSEKNKRHSTPQNFPEQKQQVFHQEVKRSYSLPRPTGFRPQGITVQFSGRDSSEESRKEALRRLGLLKELSGH, encoded by the exons ATGCCAAGTAATCTGATGAAGAGGACCTCCTCAGGGGTTGAACATGACTTCCCCACCCGTAGGATGAGTGACTTTGAAAGGAGCGAAAGTTTTGATAGTCAACGTAGTCGTTCTAGATCCAGGAGCTCCAACTTG GATGATGAGAACCTTAAATACTTGACTAATGAAGAAAAGAATGCCTTGCTGTTTTTTGAAGAAACAATTGATGCTTTTGAGGATGACATAGAAGAACCACAACTTTCCAGCAATACAAGCTTGGGCTACTCCCCAAGATCGACAGATGATAGCCACTCCGAGAGTGAGGACATTATTGACCTGGTACAGCTTCAACACAGCCATGGAGAAGATGCGTCGCTAG ATTCTGGTATTGGGTCTGGTACTGATGATCGGAAACCCACTCATAATTATCCTGTAATGTCTACAAGCTTACCGATGACCGTTCCAGTTTCATCCGTAGAAACCAGCACTGGAGCATATTCTCCAGACCTGCCTGGAGAGAATCGTAAGTTTCATGGTGCCATTCCAACACCTGTAATAATTGCTCAGAAGATTTCAGAGAAGAATGCAGACAATGGAAATATCTCCCCCTTATCACCAAAGGAGTCTAATCCAGTTGATTTAAAGAAGAGTGTTGGAACATCACCAATTAGTGAAGGACACTTCATATTTCCTGCATCAACAAACACCAACGTTAGTCGTTTTCCAACCAACATAAACATCAAACCAGTTGGAAAGCAATATAACAAAACTATTGCCAAGGCAGCTGTCAATGTCCAAGAGCGTAAGGCTCAGGTACTGGCCAACTTAAACGGACCATTGTTTGCTGAAGAAATAGACGGGAAGGCCCATCGTGAGCAAGGATGTCGTCGAATGGCATCATTTCGTGATGCAGGAAATGAACAAACTAGGTATGAAGCCTTGACTAAGCTTGGTTTAGTTAAAGAAACACCAGTACAAGCAGAGATCCAAGACACTGGTGTCAACGTATCTCCTATCTCAAATGGTAACCACTCTCCAAAGTTCTTTTTCCCAGGATCACATAGAAAGCTTTCTGGTGAACGGGATACTATTAGTAGTGTGTTGATGAATGAACCTAGCCCCTTTGTTGCATCAGGGAAAACTGTAGTTTTTAAAGGCGAATTACCaccatcagaaaaaaacaaacgtcACAGCACCCCGCAAAACTTCCCCGAGCAGAAACAGCAAGTCTTTCATCAGGAAGTGAAAAGGTCTTATTCCTTGCCACGGCCCACTGGATTTCGGCCACAAGGTATTACAGTACAATTTTCAGGGCGTGACTCATCTGAAGAGTCTAGAAAAGAGGCTCTTCGCAGACTGGGCTTACTGAAAGAGTTGTCTGGACACTGA
- the PROSER2 gene encoding proline and serine-rich protein 2 isoform X2 translates to MLGWQRKDDENLKYLTNEEKNALLFFEETIDAFEDDIEEPQLSSNTSLGYSPRSTDDSHSESEDIIDLVQLQHSHGEDASLDSGIGSGTDDRKPTHNYPVMSTSLPMTVPVSSVETSTGAYSPDLPGENRKFHGAIPTPVIIAQKISEKNADNGNISPLSPKESNPVDLKKSVGTSPISEGHFIFPASTNTNVSRFPTNINIKPVGKQYNKTIAKAAVNVQERKAQVLANLNGPLFAEEIDGKAHREQGCRRMASFRDAGNEQTRYEALTKLGLVKETPVQAEIQDTGVNVSPISNGNHSPKFFFPGSHRKLSGERDTISSVLMNEPSPFVASGKTVVFKGELPPSEKNKRHSTPQNFPEQKQQVFHQEVKRSYSLPRPTGFRPQGITVQFSGRDSSEESRKEALRRLGLLKELSGH, encoded by the exons ATGTTGGGATGGCAAAGGAAG GATGATGAGAACCTTAAATACTTGACTAATGAAGAAAAGAATGCCTTGCTGTTTTTTGAAGAAACAATTGATGCTTTTGAGGATGACATAGAAGAACCACAACTTTCCAGCAATACAAGCTTGGGCTACTCCCCAAGATCGACAGATGATAGCCACTCCGAGAGTGAGGACATTATTGACCTGGTACAGCTTCAACACAGCCATGGAGAAGATGCGTCGCTAG ATTCTGGTATTGGGTCTGGTACTGATGATCGGAAACCCACTCATAATTATCCTGTAATGTCTACAAGCTTACCGATGACCGTTCCAGTTTCATCCGTAGAAACCAGCACTGGAGCATATTCTCCAGACCTGCCTGGAGAGAATCGTAAGTTTCATGGTGCCATTCCAACACCTGTAATAATTGCTCAGAAGATTTCAGAGAAGAATGCAGACAATGGAAATATCTCCCCCTTATCACCAAAGGAGTCTAATCCAGTTGATTTAAAGAAGAGTGTTGGAACATCACCAATTAGTGAAGGACACTTCATATTTCCTGCATCAACAAACACCAACGTTAGTCGTTTTCCAACCAACATAAACATCAAACCAGTTGGAAAGCAATATAACAAAACTATTGCCAAGGCAGCTGTCAATGTCCAAGAGCGTAAGGCTCAGGTACTGGCCAACTTAAACGGACCATTGTTTGCTGAAGAAATAGACGGGAAGGCCCATCGTGAGCAAGGATGTCGTCGAATGGCATCATTTCGTGATGCAGGAAATGAACAAACTAGGTATGAAGCCTTGACTAAGCTTGGTTTAGTTAAAGAAACACCAGTACAAGCAGAGATCCAAGACACTGGTGTCAACGTATCTCCTATCTCAAATGGTAACCACTCTCCAAAGTTCTTTTTCCCAGGATCACATAGAAAGCTTTCTGGTGAACGGGATACTATTAGTAGTGTGTTGATGAATGAACCTAGCCCCTTTGTTGCATCAGGGAAAACTGTAGTTTTTAAAGGCGAATTACCaccatcagaaaaaaacaaacgtcACAGCACCCCGCAAAACTTCCCCGAGCAGAAACAGCAAGTCTTTCATCAGGAAGTGAAAAGGTCTTATTCCTTGCCACGGCCCACTGGATTTCGGCCACAAGGTATTACAGTACAATTTTCAGGGCGTGACTCATCTGAAGAGTCTAGAAAAGAGGCTCTTCGCAGACTGGGCTTACTGAAAGAGTTGTCTGGACACTGA